CGGTAAACTTATGATTGTCGTTTCGCAGTAAGTGATCGCCACCGCCTTTTAGAAATTCAGCATAAGGCGCTTCTGCATCAGGGATGCTACGCATGTTTGCATAGTTCAGTGAGTTGACGGGAATGGGACTGTTATTTACCAGGAAGCAATCCAGGTCACCATCTAAATCATAATCAAAGAAAGATGCATGGGTCGTATAACCATCATTGTCAAGACCATATTCAGCTGCCTTTTCGGTAAAAGTGAGGTTCTTGTTATTGATGTACAGTTTATTTTTTCTCAATGCTTTATTAAGCATATTTCCGGCGTTACATACATAAATATCAAGCCATCCATCTGCGTTAATATCAACGAAGACGACCCCTGTACTCCATTCATTGTTGTATGTTATTCCGGCTTTTGTAGTAATATCTTCAAACTTGAAGTCGCCTTTATTGAGATATAGTTTATTACTGCTTTGATTGGCCGTAAAGAAAACTTCAGGCAACCCATCATTATTTAAATCTCCGGTAGCTACTCCACCGCCGTTATAAAAATTACGGTACTTAAATACATTAAAAGACTCCGATTCTGTAAGTGTGTTTTTAAAATTGATATTCGAATCAGACACAAGTGAGTACAATGTCTTTTTACGATCATTCTTACAGGCTGTAATGCAAGCGCAACAAATAATTAATAACCAGATTCTATAGCGTATCATAGTATGCTAAAATAGTATAAATACCGGCTGGTATTGTTGAAGTATTGGATAATCTAAACATAAAAAAGCCGGTTCAAATTGAACCGGCTTTTGGAAATTATACGTTCTAACTGAATTAGTAACCTACGTTCTGCTTCAGATTAGGATTAGATGCTAAGGCAGTAGTTGGAATTGGATATACTGCTTTGTAAGCTTCTGATGCGTTTGGTCTTTCTTCAACAGGAGCGTTGAATCTTCCGAAACGAATCATATCTGTTCTTCTGTGACCTTCGAGGTAAAGTTCACGACCTCTTTCAGCCAATAATGAAGTCAATGTTACAGCTGTAAGTGGAGAAGCTCCTCTCAATGTACGGATGCTGTTTACAATGGTCAATGGTGTTTCACCATTTGCACCTGTTGTGCCGCCTCTCAGTAACGCTTCAGCTTTCATCAGACGAACGTCTGCAAAGCGAAGGAAAGGAAACTCATTCTGGCTGCCCCATGCACCATCATTGATTGTTGCTGGATCCAGAGGGAATTTATTTACACGAATACCGCTTGCTTCTCCGTTGAAGAAAATAGATGCAGTACGAGTGAAGACAAGTGGGTTACCACTTCTGTCATACAGATCACCGATTGGATCACCGATCACACCTGGCTCTTTAGGATTGCTAGGCTTAACAGGACCACGTGCTTGTCCAACAAGGAAACCAGCGTTAGAACCTACTAAGTTAGTATAACCAGCCAGCGGAGTTGATTTACGAACGTCAACATCTTCAAAGCTATCATAGAATTGAGACAGTGTTACGAAACCATTCCAGCTTGATGGACGTTGGTTGTAGTGCCAGCTTTGGCAAGTCTGCCAAACCAGGTTAGCACCGTTACCAGCTCTCGCATCACTTCCAGCTTTACGTACAAAGATGTTTTCAGAAGAAGCAGTACCGTTGTTCCATTTGAAGTTATCCCAGTATTGAGGGTCTAAGCTCAGGTTAACGTTAGCTGCAACCAGATTACAATATTCAATCACCTTGTTCATATCTGCTGGTGCAAAAGTGAATGGACCTGCAGGTGAAGCCGGATCTTGTTTGTAAACTGCTTTGTTCAGGTATGCTTTAGCCAATAAAGCCCAAGCTGCTTCTTTAGTAGCCTGACCTCTGTTGTTTCTGTCATAAGCTGGCAGGTTTGGTACTGCAGCTTCAAGTTCAGCGATCACCGCATCGATAGCAGCTGATCTTGTTAACACATCAGGAATTGCGTTTGCAGCTGCAGTTGCAGGACGTGTTTGAACTTGACCATAAATATCACATACCAGGAGACGGAAGAAAGCACGCAGGAACTGACCTTCAGCTTTTGTCAAGCCAGTAGCAGTTTCAGCCACCAAAGTTGTTTGGAAAAGTGCTCCGTTCAAACCATTCCAAGTATCATTGATCTGGTTATGATCAGGACCCCAGGTATGCAGGTGCAGACGACGCCATGTACCGAAGTCATCCCAGTCAGTACCACGTGTTGGGCCCATGATTTCATCGGTAGAGTGCTCTTGCAAGCCAAACCAGTTACCCTGGCCACCGGTTAATTGGTTTAATTGTTCATACACCGCTGCGATAGATGGTGGAGTTGGAGCTCCGCTACCGCTATTTGGTGCAATTGAGTTCGGTGCTTCCAGCTTTGGATCAAGCTTGGAGCAGGATACGGTAAGTGCAGCAACAGCAGCGACAACCGGTACAAACCTACTTTTTAGAATATTTTTCATTGCTTTCAGTATTTATTATTTAAAATCCAACATTTAAACCTACTGTAATGATCCTTGGTCTTGGATATTGAGTGTAGTCAAATCCGCGAGAAGGAATACCATTGATGTTTTTGTCAACATTCACTTCAGGATCGATGCCAGAGTATCCGGTAATCAACGCCAGGTTCTGACCTGATGCGAATACTGACATAGACTTGAAGAGGCTGTTTTTCTTCAGGTTAAATGCATAGCTCAGATTCACGTTTGCAAGACGGATGAAATCACCCTTCTCTAAGAAACGAGTTGAAACTGATCCAGGGTTAAATGGATTCTCAGGTCCGTTACCCACTTCATATGTTACGTTACGAGCGTTACGCAAGCTACCTTTCAGGAATAATGCGTTTGCTGTATTGTTATATACGTGGAAACCTGTGATAGCGTTCAAGAACACGCTCAAATTCCATCTGCCATATGAGAAATTATTGGTCAAACCGGCGAAGAATGTAGGCAATGCAGAACCAACCAGTCTGTTGGCAGCACCATTACCATAACGAGCGTTACCGTTACCGTCAAAGCCATTGAATACTGGCATTGACCAAGTAAAGATAGAAGATCCGTTGGTCAGGGTTTGTGCAAAGGCACCAGTCAGACCCTGTCCACTCACCGCACCAGTATTGATTGGTGTTGGAAGACCTTCGATATTGTTATTTACGGTTGTCATGTTATAGCTGATATCCCAGCTGAACTTCTTGCCTTGGATAGCACGATAGTTAACACTTGCTTCCCATCCTTTGTTGATTACTTTACCATCTAAATTAATCCACCAGTTAGCAGTCGGAGCAAAACCTCCCGGTGTTGGAGCAAAGAACAACATGTTGGTACGCTTGTTATTGTAGTAATCCAAGGTTACCGATAATCTTTTGTCTTTGGTAGTGAAATCAACTCCAAAGCCTGTAGTAGCTACTTCTTCCCATTTCAGGTCAGGATTACCCTGCTGGATGAAACGAGTAACAGGACCAGAACCTACATCAAATGTCTGCTGTAAGTTAAGGGCTGCATAAGAACCTAAGTTATCCTGGCTACCCAGTTTACCATAGTTCGCTCTGAAGCTCAGATCGCTAAGGAAACCTCCGAAGATGTTCTGCATCCAAGACTCTTCCAATGCTCTCCATTTGAAGGCAAAGGCAGGGAATGTTGCATAACGGTTGTTAGAACCGAATTTCGAAGATCCATCAGATCTTACTGTTACAGTCAAGAAGTATTTGTCGTTGTAAGTGTAGTTCAAACGACCGAATACAGATTGTAATTCGTTTTTGTCATATCCCGGAACAAAGTTTGCATAATTGGTAAATGCATTGTAATCTTTTACGAATACATCGTTAGGACCAGTAACCGGAGTTTTCAGTCCCCAACCAAATGAGGCATTGTAACGGTTTTCAAAACTCTGATAAGAATAACCTGCTATAGCATTGATAGCATGCTTCTCATTGAAAGTTTTATCATAAGTCAAATAATGCTCAACCAAGGTTGATTTGGTCTCCAGATTTTGTCTGGTTGTACGACCGTTACCTTGAATACCATTACCATAATCTTTACCGAATACGTTGATAGTACCGCCATAAGCGTTAGAACCCAAACGAGGATCAGCAAAAGAAGTTCTTTGAGATTTAGAATTATCTAAACCTAATACTACTTTATAGCTGAGGTCTTTTGTGATCTGGTAGCTTGCAGAGAAGTTACCCAGGAAACGATTGATATAATCGTTATCAGTGAAGTAAGCCAGCATCTGTGCAGGGTTACGCTGATCACCTGGCTGGTAGAAAGTACCATCTGAATTATAGATAGGGTTGGTTGGGTTGAACTGCAATGCAGCACCTAACAAACTACCCTGATAACCTGCGTTATTAGAAAGTGGCGCATAAGAGTTTTCTGTTCTTGACATGGTCATGTTAGCTTCCAACTTCAACTTATCGTTGAATAATTTTTGGCTAATGTTTGCGCGACCAGTTAATCTCTCAAGACCAGTATTCTTAATGATACCTTCCTGATTGTCATAAGAACCGCTCAAACGTACAGAAGTACCTTTGTTGCTCATTGACCAGCTTAAGTTGTGGTTCTGAGAAATAGCTGTTCTGAAGATCACATCTTGCCAATCAGTATTGGCACCTCTGTCGATACCTACTACAGCAGCAGCAGCAGCGTCAGGTGAAGCACCTCCGTCGATATTGGCTTTTTTAGCTGCCAATAAGAAATCTTGTGCATTCATCAAGTCATAACGACGAGCAGTTTGTGCAAGTGTAGTAGAAGCACCGTAAGAAAACACGCCACCTTTACCACCTTTACCTTGCTTGGTAGTGATCAAGATTACACCATTCGCACCTCTTGAACCGTAAATAGCAGCAGCAGATGCATCTTTCAGCACTGTAATGCTTTCGATATCTGTTGGGTTCAAAAAGATCAATGGGTTTTTAGCGGTTGTACCACCTTCAACACCACTTCCGTTGGTTCCCAATGTACCACCTTGAATCAGGGGCACACCATCAATAACGTACAATGGTTCCTGTGCACCACTGATAGAACCAGTACCTCTGATGTTAATGGTTGCAGCAGCTCCGGGCTCACCCGTAGAAGGTGTAACAAGCACACCTGCTGTACGACCCTGTAACAATTGCTCAGGAGAAGCGATCTGGCCTTTGTTGAAATCTTTTTCAGTAACACGAGAAACAGAACCAGTCACGTCTTTTGACTTTCTGGTACCGTAACCTACTACTACTACATCAGCAAGCGCATCCGCAGAAGCGGTAAGCGATACATTAGCAGTATTGGAGGCTGAAATGTTCACGTCAGCAGAAGCGTATCCAGCATAAGATACTGTTAGCGTTCTTGCCGATGAAGGAACAGTAATTTTAAAAGTACCATCTGCACCGGTTTGAGCACCAGTCGTTGATCCTTTTACTAACACAGAAGCACCTGCAAGAGGCGATCCGTCCTTTGAATCGGTTACTTTACCGGTAACCGTTTTTGTTTGTGCCTGCGCGAATAGGGTAAATACGCAAGCGAGTAAACCCACTAAAGCAGGCCTGACAAGCTTCGAAAGATTCATAAATGGCAGTTTATTGGTTATTAAGCGTGTACAAAGTACACATTTTTTTCAGAAACAAAATATTTTCTTAAAATTTTGTGAATCTGAGCCAACGTGTAAAATGCACTCCATTTCCAAGACCGTATTATCCCTAAAAAAGATGCACAATTCAGGAATTTTAAGGGCTTCAAAAGATTTTAAACTCGATTAATCGATAGATAATCAGTCATTTAGGTGTATTTACAGCATTTCCGCAAAGGTTTGCTGTGGAAATTTTCTTTACTTTTCCCTTTTAATTAGGCAATCGCATGACCAATACCACGCTGAAAAAAATATCAGAGATACTCGGTATTAGTATCTCAACCGTCTCACGTGCGCTGAAACACCATCCGGATATATCCGTAAAGACCCGCGAAAAGGTCATCGAACTGGCGCGTACACTGGATTATGAACCTAATGCCAATGCTGTTCAACTGAGAACGAAGAACAGTAGACTCCTGGGATTAATGGTGCCGACGATCTCCAATTACTTTTACGAAACCTTTATCGCTGCCGTAGAAGAGGATGCCAGAAAAAATGGCTACGCAGTTATGATCCTTCAATCCGGTAATGACCCATTGATCGAAGCTGAAAACCTGAAACTCTTCAGACAAAATCGGGTATCCGGTGTATTTGTTTGCCTAAGCTCGAATACAAAAGACATGAGCAGCTTTGAAAAAATGTATGAGCTAGAAATACCCGTTCTCTTTTTTGATAATGTTCCCCAGGAATCAGGGGTACATAAGATTTGCCTGGCAGATAAAAAAAGTGCTCAGTTAGCGGCTGAACTGATTTTACAACATCCCTATCAATCAATTCTCGCCATCTTTGGCAATCCGGCATTATCGATCACTAAAAAAAGGGAAGCCGCATTGAAAAATGCGTTCCAATCACATCCACATATTTCCTTACTGATCGAACATGCCAATAGCTCTGATGAAGCAAAAAACATTTGTCATGAGATGCTCAATAAACATCTTCCGGATATTATTTTCTGTATGAGTGATGAAGTGTTGATCGGTGTATTAAAAACCATTCAGGAGAAAGGACTTCGTTATCCTGATAATATTGCTTTACTCACCATCAGCAATGGTACCATTCCCAGGCTCTTTCATCCACAGATCACCTACATTGAAACTAGTGGCGAAAAACTTGGTAAAGCTGCTTTTGCACATATGCTCAATTGCATACAAACCAAACATGCACCAACTGAATTATTGGTCGATGCAGTGCTGATCAATGGTGGATCACTTTAAACATCATAAACAAAGAATCATGAATGTAACATGATGAACTATAGAAAAATACTTCACCATTCAGTACGCTATGTCCATCATTTCAATGTGCCGATTGCTTTTGCAAAAATCGCACTCAGTCCTTCATCGGCTCTGCCTGCTACTTCTATGATCTCTGAAATGTTTACGGGCTGTAGGTGATCCGGATCACACTCATCGGTGATCACACTCACAGCAGCACAACGCAAGCCTATATGATTGGCCACGATCACTTCCGGAACAGTACTCATGCCCACCATATCTGCTCCTGCTGCACGTAAATAACGATACTCAGCCCTTGTTTCCAGATTAGGTCCCTGCACTGCTACATACACACCATGTAACAATTCTTTTTGTGTAGCATGTGCTGCTTTGATGAGTTGTTGACCAATTCCATCATCATAAGGTTTACACATGTCTACAAAGCGATTCCCAAATGCTGGATCATTCAATCCACGCAATGGATTTTCGGGTAATAAATTGATATGATCATTGATCAATACCATATCTCCTTTCTTAAACAATGGATTCATGCCTCCTGCCGCATTACTCAATAATAAAAACTGAATACCCAATGCTTTCATGACTCTGATCGGAAAAGTAATTTGCTGCATACTGTATCCTTCATAATAATGAAAGCGCCCTTGCATGGCCATCACTTTTTTTCCTTGAACCGTACCATAGATCAATTGTCCTTTATGAAATTCTACGGTAGCTGTCGGAAAGTGAGGAATCTCGTGATAAGGAATGGTAAGACTGATATCAATGTGTTGTATAAAAGAGCCCAAACCAGTTCCCAATACAACCGCTACTTCCGGATTTTGAAACCCTTTTTCTCTTAAAAAAGACGCGCATTCGTCAACCTTTTGCAACATATTCTCCATAATAACCAGTAATTTTTCAATCTGTAAATTAAAACTATCTGCGTTCAATGAACGTATTTATTATATGCAAAGATTGTTCCTCTTTATAATGAGTATCATACCATTGATGGGAACTACTATTCCTTCCAGTGCTCAAACAATGCAACCGATAGAAAAGATATCATTCACAAAAGTATCCCAGCAACTATTACTTCAGGTAAAAAGAAGAGAATCACCGGATTCTTTGGTCCAACTCTTACAACAGATTTCAGCTGAAGAACTGCATCAAGCACTTAATACGGATGATCAGAAAAAAGCTTTTTGGTTAAATATCTATAATGCATTTACCCAATTATCATTAACAAAGAATCCGGAAAAGTATAAAAAACGCGGACAATTCTTCGGACAAAAAAATATTGTGATCGCCGGAGAGAAATTAAGTCTTGATCGTATTGAACATGGATTATTGCGTCGTTCAAAAACGAAATGGAGTTTGGGTTATGTTAATCGTTTATTCCCTTCCTCTTTTGAAAAGAAACATCGGGTTGACACTGTTGATTACCGAATTCATTTTGCGTTGAATTGTGGCGCAAAAAGTTGCCCTCCCATTGCCTTCTATCGACCAGAACAACTAAATCAGCAATTGGATTTGGCAACGCGTGTATACTTAAGGAATGAAGCAGTATATGACACTGCCCATAATAAGTTGAAATTACCCGCCATCATGGGATGGTTCAGAGCTGATTTCGGAGGAAAGAAAAAAATGAAAGAACTATTAAAGAAGATCAGTGTTATCCCTAATGAGTCAAACCCTTCGATCTCTTTTAAAAAATACGACTGGAATCTTTATTTAGATAATTACAAAACCGACTAACATGGCTAATCATTATTACAATGCTGAAGATCTTGGAAAATTTGGTGCTATTGGTGAGTATCAAAAAGAAATGGCGGATAAATTCTTTGCATGGTATGGCGAAGTATTCAAAGACAGTGCACTGAGCGCACGCGAAAAATCATTGATCGCACTTGCTGTTGCACATGCAGTACAATGTCCATATTGTATTGACGCTTACAGCAGTGATGCTTATGAAAAAGGATGGAGTGAAGCACAAATGATGGAAGCTGTTCACGTAGCATCTGCTATTAAAGGAGGAGCAGCATTGGTACATGGTGTTCAAATGATGAATAAGGTGAAATCCATTTCCATGTAATGCTTGAACAAAGCAGAAATACATACACATGAAATCATTAAAAGCTTTGCAACACGCTTTAGCGGATGCAGGACATCAGATCGATATTTTAGAACACGAAAAAAACTTACCGCTTTTCACGGATAAAATGAAAGCAGTGGGTTTATTTCCGTTGCTCCCTAAAGAACCTGAGATCTTTCAGGTCAACGTTGGAAAAATGTGTAACCAGGTTTGCAAACATTGTCATGTAGATGCCGGTCCAGACAGAAAAGAGATCATGACCAAAGAAACCATGATGCTTTGCTTAAGTGTTCTGGAAAAAAATCCTTCTTTCACAACAGTGGACCTAACAGGTGGAGCTCCTGAAATGAATCCTGATTTCAGATGGTTTGTATCTGAGATCAAAAAACTAAACAGACATATCATTGTTCGCTGTAACCTTACCATCATTCTGGCCAATAAAAAATACCACGACCTTCCAGAATTCTTTAAACAACATGATATCGAAGTTGTGTCTTCACTTCCCTTTTACACTCAAGATAGGACAGACAGACAAAGAGGTAATGGTGTTTTTGAAGATTCGATCAAAGCACTACAAATGTTGAATGCTGTGGGTTATGGTATTGACGGTACCGGATTATCCTTAAACCTGGTATACAATCCGGCTGGCGCTTTTCTTCCGCCTTCACAAACTGCATTAGAAAAGGAATATAAAGATGCTTTATTGGAACGATACAATATTCATTTCAATCAGTTGTATGTGATCACCAATATGCCCATCAGTCGTTATCTGGATTATCTTTTGGTGAGTGGTAACTACAGCGCTTATATGGAAAAACTGATACAGGCTTTTAATCCAGCTGCAGCTGCCAATGTGATGTGTAGGAATACACTCTCTGTTGGATGGGATGGTTATTTATACGACTGTGATTTCAATCAGATGCTTGATTTAAAAGTGGGCTGTTCAGGCGCAGATCATTTATCCAATTATTCATCATCAGCTATTCGTCAACGCGAGATCATTCTCAACCAACACTGTTATGGTTGTACTGCCGGATCAGGATCTAGCTGTGGCGGTGCTGTTACATAAACTAAGATCGATTGAAACAAGCGCTGATCATTTTTGCAAGGAATCCGATTCGCGGAAAGGTAAAGACTCGTTTAGCTGCCACCATGGGAGAAGAAAAAGCGTTATCGATCTATTGCACATTGCTTGAACATACGGTCAAGATCACACAACAACTATTTTGCGACCGATATGTTTTTTATGCAGATGGTATTTCTTTGAATGATCACTGGCTGGATAATGTGTACGTGAAAAGGAATCAAGCTGACGGTGATCTCGGCACTCGCATGCATCATGCTTTTGATACTTTGTTTCAAGAGTCGTATGATCAAATGATCATTATCGGCACGGATTGTTTTGAACTAACAGAAGACATCCTTCAACACGCATTTACTGCTTTACAGAATTATGAAACAGTTATCGGCCCTTCCGCAGATGGCGGCTACTATTTACTTGGCATGCGTCAATTTTATCCTTTTCTTTTTGAAGAGAAAACATGGAGTAGTGATACAGTTTACAGCAGTACCATTGAACAACTAGAAATGCATCAGATCAGTTATAAGCAACTTCCGATACTGAACGATATCGATACAGAAGAAGACTGGAAACAACATCTTTCAAAACTCAACGATAATTAAGCAATTTCTTGTATCGTTTTGCCATCGCTTCTTGCGTTGCTCCTTTTTTATACATACGGATAATTTCATAATTCGCTGTCTGTACCCTTAACCAGCTATTGGTATCATATTTTCTGGCAGATATCAGTGCAGTAGATGAAAATATTTTATATCGTGCTCCTGTAGCTTTTGCACGTGTAACAATATCATAATCTTCCATGATACGCATACTACCATTAAACCCACTGATCTGATCAAAAAGCGATCGTTGCATGAAAAGCGTCTGATCTCCTCCATAACATATGAATAGATCAAACCGGGTAAACCACGCATTGAAAAGTAAAATCTTTTTATTGGAATCAAACTTTGTACGATAACGTCCAAATGCATAGCCCTTATTGATCGCCGAAAGAATATCGGAAGCGTAAGTAACAGGCGGAAAGGTATCTGCATGTACAAAATAAAAAACAGAACCTGTCGCAAGCGTCGCTCCATGATTCATTTGAGCTGCCCTTCCTTGATACGGAGATAAAGTCGTTATTGCGCCGGCTGCTGCTGCAATTGATATAGTATCATCAACGCTGCCACCATCAGAAACGATGATCTCTTTAATAGAATCCCCTCCATGCTTTTGTAAATAGGAGATTAATCTGTTGATTCCATTTGCTTCGTTATAAGTAGGTATGATGATGCTGATACTTTGCATACAGTTCAATTACATTATAATAAACGAATAAACAAACTTAATTGATTCCTGTTTGGATCGCTGAGATAAAAAAATAATGGCACCTTTTCAGATGCCACTATCCATTTACTGCTTGCAACAATAAATGCTGCTATATTTTTTGCTGAGTATAGCCTATTTGTTCTTACGAATGAAAAGATCACCACTCCAGGATTTCACCATTACTTCTGTTCCACCACCATTGATCTTTCCTGTTATCCACGCATCTTTTGTGATTTTATAAGTACCTCCTGAATTACTTTTCACAGGAGCTGCAGAAGATTTATCCATCGCCACTTCAAAATCACTGAAGATCTCACCCTGATCGGTTTTCATTTTTAGGTTAGCTTTTATAGACGCGGGAAAATTGAGATTTACATCTCCATTAAATGTAGAGAATGCCATCGGCTTCCCTTCTGTTACATTCGTAAATGCTGCTGTGATATCACCATTCACCGTATTTGCTACCGCTGTACCTGAAATACCGGATACTTTGATGTCTCCATTCACATTGTTCAGCTCAAGTTCTCCTTTGATATTGCTCACGATAATATCTCCTTCATTCAAAGTATTCAAGACCAGTGTACCATTCACAGGAACTTTGATATCAAGATCGATCTTCCTCATCATGCTATGATTGCTGATAGTGACCTCATTATTCTTTTCAACGGCATTGATCTCATAACCTGATGATGCCCCGATCCGCTTTAATCCAGATACTTTTTGATCGTTCTTTTTAGATTTTTTATCTTCTTCTACCTCAACATTGATGATCATGTTATCTCCGCTATGACCAGTCACTTTGATAGAACCACTGAGTAATCCTACCACAAGTTTATACGGCTTACCCGGACTACTTAACGCCACTGTCAATTGTTCTTTTTCAACTCCCTGTGCGATCAACCCTGTCGAAAAAAGAATACACAACAGAGCGAGGGTATATTTTATTGTTTTCATGTTTTTTGATTTATGATTTCTTGATATAAACATTTCCATTGAGCGTTTCAAAATTGAATCGATTACCTCCGGTTCCGATCCTTACCGCATTTCCTTTGCTGATCTTATACAAAGTACTATTGGACTTGGTTTCTGTATTTTTCTCCAACGTATTACTGATCGGTTCAACATTTTCAAAGTCTGTAAAATATTTTCCATTCATACTTTTAAAATAGAGATCAGCATTGAGTCCATTTTGGTATTTCACGGTAATATCACCATTGATCGTTTTATAGTTGGATGCAGCTGGTGGATTGGTAAGATAACTCACTGTAACATCCCCATTAACGGTTGTTGCTTTAGTGACTCCCTTTGCATGTTCTACATCTATCTTACCGTTTACATTGGATACAAACAATGCTCCATGCACTTCTTTTACATAGACATTTCCTTCATTGATCGTAGATACACGTAATCGCATTTGATGTGGCACTTTTACTACGAAGTCTAATTGATATTTATAACGAATCGATTTACTGTCTTCATTTCTACTCCATTGCTGATTAGGTCTGGAATCATGGGGAGCTGCGATATATACAATAATACTATCACCCTGTTGTTCCATCTCAAAACGAAATTCTTGTTTCCCCTTCGTTACTTCTTCAGGATATTTTGATGTGATATTCTTATCGATCTCTAACAAGACTTTATCACCATTATAACCTTCTACTTTTATGGACCCGAAAATATTATAGATCGCTAATACGGCATTCGTACTATTCGGATTAACATTGAATTGCTTTGAGATATGCTCTTTTGCTTCCTGCGCAGATAGACTCATGCAGGCACAAAGAGATA
Above is a genomic segment from Sediminibacterium sp. KACHI17 containing:
- the arsS gene encoding arsenosugar biosynthesis radical SAM (seleno)protein ArsS (Some members of this family are selenoproteins.) gives rise to the protein MKSLKALQHALADAGHQIDILEHEKNLPLFTDKMKAVGLFPLLPKEPEIFQVNVGKMCNQVCKHCHVDAGPDRKEIMTKETMMLCLSVLEKNPSFTTVDLTGGAPEMNPDFRWFVSEIKKLNRHIIVRCNLTIILANKKYHDLPEFFKQHDIEVVSSLPFYTQDRTDRQRGNGVFEDSIKALQMLNAVGYGIDGTGLSLNLVYNPAGAFLPPSQTALEKEYKDALLERYNIHFNQLYVITNMPISRYLDYLLVSGNYSAYMEKLIQAFNPAAAANVMCRNTLSVGWDGYLYDCDFNQMLDLKVGCSGADHLSNYSSSAIRQREIILNQHCYGCTAGSGSSCGGAVT
- a CDS encoding TIGR04282 family arsenosugar biosynthesis glycosyltransferase → MKQALIIFARNPIRGKVKTRLAATMGEEKALSIYCTLLEHTVKITQQLFCDRYVFYADGISLNDHWLDNVYVKRNQADGDLGTRMHHAFDTLFQESYDQMIIIGTDCFELTEDILQHAFTALQNYETVIGPSADGGYYLLGMRQFYPFLFEEKTWSSDTVYSSTIEQLEMHQISYKQLPILNDIDTEEDWKQHLSKLNDN
- a CDS encoding TIGR04283 family arsenosugar biosynthesis glycosyltransferase — protein: MQSISIIIPTYNEANGINRLISYLQKHGGDSIKEIIVSDGGSVDDTISIAAAAGAITTLSPYQGRAAQMNHGATLATGSVFYFVHADTFPPVTYASDILSAINKGYAFGRYRTKFDSNKKILLFNAWFTRFDLFICYGGDQTLFMQRSLFDQISGFNGSMRIMEDYDIVTRAKATGARYKIFSSTALISARKYDTNSWLRVQTANYEIIRMYKKGATQEAMAKRYKKLLNYR
- a CDS encoding DUF4097 family beta strand repeat-containing protein, whose amino-acid sequence is MKTIKYTLALLCILFSTGLIAQGVEKEQLTVALSSPGKPYKLVVGLLSGSIKVTGHSGDNMIINVEVEEDKKSKKNDQKVSGLKRIGASSGYEINAVEKNNEVTISNHSMMRKIDLDIKVPVNGTLVLNTLNEGDIIVSNIKGELELNNVNGDIKVSGISGTAVANTVNGDITAAFTNVTEGKPMAFSTFNGDVNLNFPASIKANLKMKTDQGEIFSDFEVAMDKSSAAPVKSNSGGTYKITKDAWITGKINGGGTEVMVKSWSGDLFIRKNK